The window ACAATAGTACGAGATAGCTTCGATCTCCAAACTCCTCGAACTCCTTCGTCTCTCTACTTGTCGTCCCCAGCCGTTTTCTTCTTGTAGTCCTATTTAACCTAGACAAAAAGCAATTTCATTAGGAAACAAACTCTTTAAACATAAGGAtaatatcttaaagatattgccatatcatatcataaaaatattataatatcatatcaaatattattcacacgtctagaaaggcaaaatattAAAGATAAACATGGAAAGTatatcaaggaataaaattcctttcaTATATAATTAGGGTTAGTACTCTAAACACACAAAAACTTTGGTTTTTACATATTATTAGATTGATATCACCGACCCGATCCAAATCCTACCCGAACTATATCAAACCTGGCCCGAATGATTTCCGAAACTAAGTGTCCAAGCCCATTTACTAAGCTGACAATACCATCTACAGGAATGGATGGTCCATAACTTATATAATTAGACCAGAGTAAGAGCCCAAAATCTTATGCATAGTTCGAGTTGTATTCTACTTAGGAAAAGACCTCACAAGATGATTAGGCTCGAGTAGTCAAACTAAATAAAGATGTTATCCAGCCAAACTCAAACAAATATGACGGTAAATATAGATAATGTCATGCTAAGATAAAACGCCCTGACAAATCTTTCATGATAGACATAAGACTCCAAAAATATCAAGATACATTCAAAATTCATAATATGTCCAAGATAAAGTAATATAAGTACAAATCACACGACAAATCTAGTGTTTTACTTACTCGTCTTACTAAGAATTTTTCTCTTATAAGATATATGACTCTCATAATCCTATAAATACCGGATATCTCTCATGATTATATACATTCAAATATTGTTATCACTAGCACTATTGATATCACACGcttaaattttatcttagtACTGATTAAGCATCAGAAGGACTATGCCAGAATAACTTACGACTTGCTAACTTTTATATGTTCGTGCCTTCCTTGACCGACCCATGATGAACAATTTTGAAGTATTGAGTTCACCAGATCGAAACCCAATATACGATTTTTGGTACCATCAATTAGCGACGTCAATGATAAACTGAAGAAACAAAGATAAGATGGTCAGAAGAAGATGAATTCGTGTAGGCCGCAGAAGAGACTGCGGGGTAAACCAAGAGAACAAGAATCAAGATATTAATGACCaagagaaatcaagaaaataattcACCGCTACCGCCTCCTCGGGGTTTCAATATCGTGGAGTTTACCCAACTAATCATCGCCACCGTTGAACATGTGTTGGCTCGGAGGCACGAAAATAATCCAACTCCACCGCCTCTCCCAAATCAGAACGCTTATACTGAGGAGGTGAGAAGGCTGCACGAGAAGATGCAGCACCTGCATGATACTCAGTCCACATTTTTGTTTGCCTACTTAGTGTTATGAGGTATATGTGTCACGTCCCCATGACAGGGTTGGTCGACACTGTCGTTGTTCTCAAattttacattcgaaaacaataaacctcagaagtacaaaattcagaaaccaATCTTTTTATTCGTAATACTGAATATTTCATTGTCTGATACAAACTCAAATAACTAATATTTTATAGCGGAAATGTAAAATCAGACATATAAATGTCTAACGGATGCAGCCCAAAATATAAATTAGAATTGAGAACAACAGTCTTCTTCTCCAGCCCCAGAACTGATTTTGCTCTTCTTCTAACGTTTCTTCCTTGTCCTTATCTGAGAGTGGTTGGTGGGTAAGCGGGGGCGGGAATAATTCTCAGTTTTCAAAACCATTTTCAACATaaacagtaatacaaataatataCAGAAACTCTTACTTTCAGAACAAGAATCAATCTTCAGGAATAACAGGCTTCAGAATAGAATCAGAACTTAATATTTAGCAAGCAAGTACTGAGCACGTTTGTGAAGGTCATGACTAAACCGATATCAGTCCtttatatgttctctcctctaggAGTGATGCCAGTTAGTTCACTgggtttcagtgcttcaaaatgaGAGATAAAAAATACAGTTAATCAGATGTACTTGTCCGAAGCCTGCGAACCATTCAATTAGTTTACACCCTGGTTGGCTTGGACCCGTAATGGAACTGGAAGGGTTGATTCCCTAGTCCACTTTGTCAGCCACCGGTTTTTATCGGATTTAAGTGAATGGCGGCGCTCACTCCCACCGGCGGCCTGCGTCTCCTCCAACACAGACCGTGGCCGAGAAGCCTACGCTGTACATCTCGTCCGCTCTCGACACTCGTTGCTTCTTCTTCAGTCCAACACTCGGAAGAATCTACCACCGCTGCCACACCCGACCGTCAAACGACTACGAAACCCGAAAAGTTACCATTTTCGTATTTCCCTAAGCGAGGCCAGACTTTGGAGCTGGTGCAGGCGAAAGCTTGGCTTTTAAAGGCAGGGGCGTGTGCAAAGTCGCTGACACTGGTTATGTAGTTATGTGCGATGGCGCATTACCAGGCGAGAAGTTCATTGGTCGTGTCACCCGCAAGAAAGATAATTATGCCGAGGTTTAGCTACTCAtatctttttatttttgtatctttGGCGATTCTCCGTCCAGTTAAAAATGTctacttgttaacaattcataTGCATATAACCTGTCTGATGTAAATTGAATTGTTGAAACTTGAGCTGATTAAGTTGGCTTATCTTTGTGTGAATTTAAAGGATAACTATTCTGTGTTTTGGCTGTTTTGTAATATTGCGTTTTGTAATGAGTTAATCTGTTGGATGAAATGGCTAGTtgaaatgagattcaatttagGCGTCTTACGGTTGTTGGCAACTGCATGGATGGCAGGTGAAGAAACTGGAAACAATTACTCCACATCGGGACTATGTCGAAGCACCTTGTGAATATTCATCACATTGTGGAGGTTGTAAGACACAGAACTTGTTGTATGAAGTCCAAGTGAGGGCAAAGGAGCAACAGGTGCACGAGTTGATTGTACATGTTGGCAAGTTTTCTGATAAAGACCTGGATAAGGGTGGCATTATGAAGCCCATTGTTCCTTGCGATAGCCAGTTCCATTACCGCAACAAGGTTAGGAAAGATATAGCCCTTAAAAAAGGTTGTTAATTTTGGCTAGATGTACTTGTTACAGTTTTAGATCACTGGTAAAATTTCGGAGTACGGAGAATTTCTGTTGTATTCAAAAACTGAGGTTACGACAATATATATACTTCTAATTATACTTGTCAACTCCTGTTAAAGTGGAGCTGCTTAGTATCGACTACTTATCTTTCTTCATCTATATTAAAGGAAACAGGATAATCAATAATGCCTTGTATAATTTGAACTCAAATTATATACACTCCTCAAGCCGAGTAGTAAACATTGATAAATTACTCTTCAGTTGAGACACTTCCTGTAAGGACATCTCCGGTAGAAAATGCAACTAGAATGTGCAACAAGTATTTTAACACTTCTCCTTCCCATTTTCAAAATAATGTCATTCTACTCTAATGCCTAGACTTCCTTTAGGCTCAACATCTTAGGGTAGAAAAGGATGGTAAAAATGGGATGAACATATATAAGGGGAGAAGAGGGATTTCAGTGGAGGAGCTAAATGATTACTCATTTGTTTTTATCATGATGTAGATGGAATTCTCCTTCGGCAAAAAAAAATGGGTACCTGCGAAACTATTGCAGCAAAAGTGTGATGAAAACGATGAACCTGCTTTGGGGTTACATGCTCCTGGATATTTTGATAAGGTTCTAAATATCAATAAGTGCCTATTACAAAGTGATCCAGCAAATGAGgtattatgtttatgattttctGTCTAAAGTTCATGTTTGTTTATCTGCTATTATCATCTCAAGTTCATCATCTTGTAATGTCTAAACATTAAGCACAATAGCTGCTGGACAACTCTGATTTTCAAGCTGTCATGAGGCAGCATGCAAAACAACTGTAATAATGAAGGTTTAGTGCATCAGCTGATTAAATTTTTGATATGTCATTTCGTGCACATTCATCATTTTTTTAGGAGAGCAATTTTTCTTGCAATTTTTTTTCCTCGGAGATACATGACAATGATAAAACAAATTTTAGGCTGGTTTATCTTTCGATATGTGTTCTTCTAGGTGCTACCTTTCTGTGAGGTGTTGATTATGCATATCCTTTATTATTCAATATTCAGCTGTTCCAATATTTACTTGGACAAAATAGTTGATACGAACCAAATTACCAGATAATATACCTGTAGCTTTCCATTTAAATTCCATCTCTAATTTCTAGGTCCTTGCAGCTATTCAAGATTTTTGGAGGGATCCACAATTTGGTCTATCTCCATATGATGTGCATTCCCATCATGGATTTTTGAAGCATTTGATGCTCAGAACAGGCAGGTAGTGGCACAGGGTTGGTCatgtaataaattttttttcatgtaAGAGTGCGATAACGGCTCAGTAGTGCAAAAAGAATCAGCACAATGGATTATCGTCTTATTTCTTTGACAATAATACTAAAAGAGGACCTTGAACAATTTCTTTTTTACATCCTTGTACATCATCGAAATACTCGAGCATTTTTGGAACAAATACCATAATATATTGgtcaatgaaataaaattggcATTTTATATAAACAGTGTCTCTAGTTTTGATGAAGGAAtgattaattgatttttctgttgTGATCCTTTATGAGATAAGGATTTCTGACATTGTTAATGTTTTGCTGTGCTTGAAATCTGACAAATTACGTTTTTCCTAAAGAAGCTTCTGACCTGAATTGTACTTGTTATGGAATTTTTCGCTGTAGAATTCTGTTCTCAGTTGTCTTATTTCTGCCTCAGGAATATGGAAACTGGCAGGCCTGAGCTAATGGTTAATTTTGTGACTTCGTCACACAAGCCTGAGCTTCTGATTCCCCTTGTTGAGAAACTTGAAACTTATCCTAATGTGGTGAGAATTAGACCAATTTGGGATTtctattgttgttcagaagttTAAGAGGTGTTTATTATCTTTTACTAGTTataaaaaataagaagatttccAAACTGCTTCATTAATTCTATCTTTGATTGTTATCCAGACTTCGGATGAgatattttgttttcttcatAAATATTGCATttcatcaaatttaaatcactGGAGGTCTAGACAGTTGTTGAATTAAAGTTGATTTTATTTCTAGAAAGGCAACTTATTGAGCTAAGGAATGCATGGTAATAGCTTGCTGTTTCACATTTTAACGAACTTGAATTTGACACTTTGAAATGAAATTGTTTTATGCTGATTATCTATTGTGCAAAAGATTCCACGCTTCCTGATGAGCTACTGCAGCTTGATAGACGCATTTTAAGCTATCTCATGTTAACTTTAAAAAATTACTGGAATGTTCTTAAGGGGTCATAGTTTGTCTCATGTTGTCCgtgttttcaatttttttttttattgtaggtAAGTATCGTGAACAATGTAAATACTTCTGTGGGCAACACATCCATTGGAGAGGAGGAATACACACTTGTTGGTAAATCCACAATTACAGAGAGCTTAAGAGGactaatttttcaaatttcagcCAATTCTTTCTTCCAGACAAATACGCACCAGGTATGCAATTGAACATACACACCGGCTTTGGTTATCCGTGTCTCAAATGTTTGTTGTTGCTTAAAGATGCTACTCCCTTTTAACATCCATGACTAGTGGCACCTTACAGGCTGAGATTTTGTATAAGCTAATTGAGGACTGCGCCTGCCTGAAAGGAGATGGGTCAGAAGTAGTTTTGGATCTCTTCTGTGGAACTGGAACCATCGGTCTTACCCTTGCAAATAGGTAAATTTTCCCTTTGTTGTTAGATTTGATGATTGGCCTGGCTACCACTGTTTTTCCCAATTGCTTGTCCATGTTCTTAGGGTGAAACATGTGTATGGTTTTGAAATCGTTGATCAAGCTATATCAGATGCACGTCGTAATGCCAACATTAATAACATATGTAACGCCACGTTTGTCCAAGGGGATCTCAACAAAATCGATGAGAACTTTGGAGAATATTTTCCCAAGCCCGATCTGGTCATCACAGGTTATCTCTTTTTCTTTAGTTACAAATTATCTATTCCGTTTTATTTGGGTATAATAATACTGATAAGAAAGGCTCAATTCAATGTTGCATACTATTTCATCTGTAACGATCAGTTGTACTGTTTAAATGATGCAGATCCCAATCGTCCAGGTATGCACATGAAATTGATCAAATTTCTGCTTAAACTGAAGGCAGCACGCATTGTCTATGTTTCCTGCAATCCTGCCACTTGTGCTCGTGATCTTGATTATCTCTGCCATGGCGTGGTACGTGACATTTAGTCTCGTTATATCCTTGGTTGAGACTTGAAATTCACCATGTAAAAAAATTGTACTTGGATGCAGCCGGAACAAAACATCACAGGATGCTACGAACTCAAAAGCTTGCAACCTGTGGACATGTTCCCTCACACTCCTCACATTGAATGTGTTTGCTTGTTGGAGCTCCGTTGATCCTCCCTTTTCGATTCTCCAAATACTTCTCTTCAATTCGAACCCTTTGCGCCACTCTTTCGAGACTTTTACTGGTACGGCACATCAAAAAGAATTGTGCATGGTTTAATTAAGAACACGATAGGTAAAAGAATGAGTTCTTGATCCTTGAGAAATGTACTAGATCAGCCAATCATGGATGGTTGTTCGAGTATGATATTAATTAAGATACGGCAAGTATTTAAAATGGCGATTCtttaattattgaaatataGCTTCTTCTTTTTCTCTTTGATTTTCTTGTTCTCTCGTACCCATCCCTCCTAAATGGGTAAAGCACAATTTGAATTAAAGACAAATCATGTAGAGACTGGCCAAAATAGGAATACAATTAGAGCCGTCAAAACGGATAAGGCTCGTTAGTCACCACATAAAATAGGATTGATTAGGTTGATAATATCCCAATCTGCCAAAATGCTGGCATGCTGGACACAGTACACCAATATCAATACAAAATTGTCTCGGTCAGTCGCATAATAGGCTGGTTGGTCATTTTGTAACCTGTGACAATACTGAATTTAACGGAAGATTACATCCTGTGGGTACTGTTTCCATGATAGAATCCAAAGTCCATTTAACATACATTGAGTCCATcaatttctttaaaatcaaTGGCCTAGATCCTGTGGAGCACTGTCTCCACAGGTAGCATCGACTCTTCCGAATTTAACCACTTGTATTCATTTACTAAACATTATGTAGCCCATTTTAACATGAACAAAAGAGTTCATAATtaccatttaatttttttttaaaaaatagatctTTTTCTTGTCTTTAAACATcccatttattttttgtaagcGTAAGTTTTATTGCTAGAAGAAAGGGtggaaattaattttgagtcatatccatgttttataaaaatagaatacataatataacatttttaaaaaatttactgaATTTTCAAAActgtataaattttaaaaacaaatattttagatAACTTAGTTGTACTAACTCATTGAAAACCTAGTATGTCTTAAAATTTTGTAATATAatcttgtattattttaaaatcataaaatatccttattttaccattttctttctctcaatttattattattacttagAATTTATTACTACAACTtagtaaaaatatatttactctatatatatatattttgggtTTGACTGTGTTTTTCTTAAGAATCGTAAAAATGATAAATTTAATTCATATTTCATgagataattttttaatttgattttattttgataaatatttattatatttttagaattttttaaatttaaaaaaaataaaaaaaaaattcaatttttttaataaaaaatttaggcTGTTTAGCCCATCTAACCTGCCTGCGACTAAAGATGAGTTGAGTTGGCTATTTGGAGGCCCGCAATGGCCTGCCGGCTTATCCCACCCCGCCTAACGACAAGTTGCTGCGGGTTGTGGCCTGTGGGTTGCCCACTAGCCCATTTTGACATGTGTGGTTGTACAGATATAGTGTCCCAGCACCTTCAAGTCTCAGCTTTGTGCAGATACCTAAGAAGAAAGAGTTCCAATAATCATGAATTCTAATTGGGCTTTGTGGATTTTCTCTGTTTCCTTGATTTTATTCAAACCCATTTTCTCAGAGCTTAATTTGAGTTCAAAGGAACTGTCTGAGATTCCCGTGAAATTCCTCCAATTTGCAAAGAAATCTGAGGTCTATGATTGGATGGTGGGCGTTAGGAGGAAGATACACGAGAATCCTGAACTGGGCTATGAAGAATTTGAGACCAGCAAGCTTATTAGAGAAGAACTGGAAAAGATGACGATTGAATACAAGTACCCTCTTGCAGGTACTGGTTTGATCGGCTTTATCGGTTCAGGAAAACCTCCATTTGTTGCAATAAGGGCTGACATGGATGCTCTTTCCTTACAGGTTGGCTTCGAATTTAATGTTTTGCTGGGTGTTCTACGATCAaaaatttggattttttttttactgtttGGAATTGCATTTGTTTGTGTGAATTGGATGAATTTATGCATTTGAGCCTTTAAACTGGAGAGGTTTTTTTGTGGGTGAAACTCAGTTTTTGGAAAAGTTATcttaaaataaaagattttatttttcaaaaaattggtGGCGACCCCCCTTTTGCAGCTAAGGATTGAAATGCTgttttttcaatcatttgatttgATGTTGAgacttatttttttattaaaaaaaattatttttatgttgaGACTTATTAGAGTGAGCAAGATGAATTTACCAATTTGAGGCTTTGAGACTCGTGCTATAGATGTGCTACTTCTATGTGTTTATTAGTCCGTTTATTAAGTTAAAGTTTCACATTTTGCATAGGAATTGGTGGAGTGGGAGCACAAGAGTAAGAATCCTGGAAAAATGCATGCTTGTGGACATGATGCACATGTCGCAATGCTTCTGGGTGCTGCAAAAATACTTCAAGAACATCGTGGCTCTTTGAAGGTTCGTGTCTCCATCACCTTTTGGTTTTATAGTTCTCATTTTTCATTTTACTTGATCTTGTTATTCCATTTATATTGAATGACACTTAAAGCACGTAAATTAAGTTGTTAGAACAATACATGAGGTACATTATCTTAACATGCCGCCAAGGTAGGAGTTGATGTGTATAGTCTAATGACTCCGTTGTAGTCATTACAAGATCTTGTTTCTCTAGTGTCTGTTTTTAGGCTGCTTTGGAATTCTCTCTAATTTGTTGTACGTGACAATAACCTATGATGAACTAAAGTAGCTATCTATATCCATCCATGTCCTATCTCAAGCTGTATGGATTAAGTTATAGTTTCTGAGACATTTTCCTGCGTTACAAActgaaaataaaattggttgCCAGTTCGCTGTAAAATGGACCTTGTGTTATCAACCACATCCCTTCTGAATGATTGAGTCAAACTTTTCTCACATGTCCCTGTATTGACCACTCATGTTTGCTTAAATCTTCCCGAATCACAACAGGGAACTGTGGTTCTCGTTTTTCAACCAGCAGAGGAAGGAGGTGGCGGGGCCAAAAAAATGATAGAAGCTGGAGCACTTCAGAATGTCGAAGCCATTTTTGGTCTCCATTCCAGTACTTACTTGCCATTGGGTGAGGTGGCGTCAAGGTCTGGTCCTATTTTAGCTGGCAGTGGCTTTTTTGAAGCCGTAATAAGTGGGAAAGGGGGCCATGCAGCCATTCCTCAGCAATCAATAGACCCAATATTAGCTGCATCAAATGTAATTGGCAGTTTACAACATCTTGTCTCACGAGAAGCTGATCCTCTCGACTCTCAGGTACTCGAGTGCCTCTATATCTGTGTGTGCTGCACATTTCTGCGGATGGAATTTGATGACAGAAAGCAATCTTGAACAAAGCTGAAGTAAACCTCCTTAGTGAATTGTCATTGAAAGATGCCATAGTTCATAACTCTCATTTCTTTGCCAATTAGATTATAATTTGACATATTCCCCGAAACATTATATAAATTGGAATTATTCTCAAAACGTCAAAAGCATGCCTAATGCCCTATATAATCCATGCAGTTTTATTATATAGTAAACCATCGATCTTCTGAATCTTCGTCAAAAGCATGCCTAATGCCCTATATAATCCATGCAGTTTTATTATATAGTAAACCATCGATCTTCTGAATCTTTCATCATTGATAATGCTGTGTCTCAGTTACTTGACTCCTCAAATGATGAAGCTTAAAATTGTTTGACTTTTAACTACAAGATTCCATCAGACAGGTAGTTACAGTTGCTAAATTCCAAGGAGGTTCTGCGTTTAACGTCATTCCAGATTCAGTCACCATTGGTGGAACTTTCCGAGCCTTTTCAAAGGAGAGCTTACAGCAACTTAAGCAGAGAATTAAAGAGGTAACATCTCAGAGTAGCTTTAAGCCATGGTAGTATATCTCTTCTGTCCCTGTTCTTAAACATTTGTATGACACACTGCACTTACCTTGTAATATTTGGCAGCTTTCCCTTTTCGAAGTTCTTTGATACTGTTTAGCCTCTTTTTCATTTTTAGACTAGCTTGTGCTTGTACTTTATCCCCCGAAAGTTGAGctgcccccccccccccccccacaccTTCTCTTACTTGTACCTTTTGGTTTGTTATATATACAAGTTGGACCGAATAACAACAAAACTTATTCCTATCACTCATAGGTTATTGTAGGACAAGCCGCTGTACAAAGATGCAATGCAACCGTAACTTTTG is drawn from Primulina eburnea isolate SZY01 chromosome 10, ASM2296580v1, whole genome shotgun sequence and contains these coding sequences:
- the LOC140803498 gene encoding LOW QUALITY PROTEIN: uncharacterized protein (The sequence of the model RefSeq protein was modified relative to this genomic sequence to represent the inferred CDS: deleted 2 bases in 1 codon) produces the protein MAALTPTGGLRLLQHRPWPRSLRCTSRPLSTLVASSSVQHSEESTTAATPDRQTTTKPEKLPFSYFPKRGQTLELVGESLAFKGRGVCKVADTGYVVMCDGALPGEKFIGRVTRKKDNYAEVKKLETITPHRDYVEAPCEYSSHCGGCKTQNLLYEVQVRAKEQQVHELIVHVGKFSDKDLDKGGIMKPIVPCDSQFHYRNKMEFSFGKKKWVPAKLLQQKCDENDEPALGLHAPGYFDKVLNINKCLLQSDPANEVLAAIQDFWRDPQFGLSPYDVHSHHGFLKHLMLRTGRNMETGRPELMVNFVTSSHKPELLIPLVEKLETYPNVVSIVNNVNTSVGNTSIGEEEYTLVGKSTITESLRGLIFQISANSFFQTNTHQAEILYKLIEDCACLKGDGSEVVLDLFCGTGTIGLTLANRVKHVYGFEIVDQAISDARRNANINNICNATFVQGDLNKIDENFGEYFPKPDLVITDPNRPGMHMKLIKFLLKLKAARIVYVSCNPATCARDLDYLCHGVPEQNITGCYELKSLQPVDMFPHTPHIECVCLLELR
- the LOC140803499 gene encoding IAA-amino acid hydrolase ILR1-like 4 is translated as MNSNWALWIFSVSLILFKPIFSELNLSSKELSEIPVKFLQFAKKSEVYDWMVGVRRKIHENPELGYEEFETSKLIREELEKMTIEYKYPLAGTGLIGFIGSGKPPFVAIRADMDALSLQELVEWEHKSKNPGKMHACGHDAHVAMLLGAAKILQEHRGSLKGTVVLVFQPAEEGGGGAKKMIEAGALQNVEAIFGLHSSTYLPLGEVASRSGPILAGSGFFEAVISGKGGHAAIPQQSIDPILAASNVIGSLQHLVSREADPLDSQVVTVAKFQGGSAFNVIPDSVTIGGTFRAFSKESLQQLKQRIKEVIVGQAAVQRCNATVTFDSKDRLFFPPTVNDDSLHKLFHRVASDMLGSTGVKDMQPLMGSEDFSFFQEIIPGYFFFLGMKDETLEQPTFAHSPYFSINEAALPFGAAFHASLAVRYLEESQTRTTTYNGYYHDEL